Proteins encoded within one genomic window of Carassius gibelio isolate Cgi1373 ecotype wild population from Czech Republic chromosome A4, carGib1.2-hapl.c, whole genome shotgun sequence:
- the LOC127978628 gene encoding prosaposin receptor GPR37-like produces MQMLLLLRTIFFIAGCPHVLLHGENRNAHTKEPVTLRSLRDAKPSATHPARHQAAGTPAFNIRQTSEDNNNLSEHLMLLLESGGKRYGYRHLLSNRTHTVTDRGTKLHKPLRRHKRKKLNAGMPATMGTVSGHNNSKPYSTSKRGRNHRRKRGTKEHHKKVFKSLKRGRNKSAVPLTPVETYYNALTSSLSMWEPMPKPLALTSTDFPFDLTRYAEFHTKPIDDPWDATPMTPPYAEDEENEIFPNPFYPVTSETYGAYAITIISVLIFTVGITGNIAIMCVVCHNYYMRSISNALLANLAIWDFALLLFCLPLVVFHELTKTWLLGQFTCKVIPYIEVASLGVTTFTLCALCIDRFRAASNVQMYYEMIENCTSTAAKLAVIWIGALLLALPELLIRQLVSENGDGTLDDPASERCLIRISTSLPDTLYVLGLTYEGARLWWCFGCYFCLPTLFTIGCSVATARRIRRAERGCARGNKKQIRLESQMNCTVVALAIVYGACVVPDNVCNMVSAYMAAGVPQSTMALLHLLSQLLLFLRATVTPVLLLCLCRPFGRAFLECCCCCCAEACGIAAHSSATASDDNEHECTTELELSPFSTIRREMSSYTATGSHC; encoded by the exons ATGCAGATGCTGCTGCTTTTAAGGACGATCTTTTTCATTGCAGGTTGTCCACACGTTTTGTTGCACGGAGAAAACCGTAATGCACACACCAAAGAACCAGTCACTCTTAGGAGCCTTCGTGATGCCAAACCCAGTGCCACACACCCTGCGAGACATCAAGCCGCAGGTACACCTGCCTTCAACATCAGACAGACTTCAGAAGACAACAATAACTTGTCTGAACATCTAATGCTGCTTTTGGAGAGCGGAGGTAAGCGGTATGGATACAGACATCTCTTGTCGAACAGAACACACACAGTCACGGACAGAGGCACAAAGCTGCATAAGCCCTTGCGGCGACATAAAAGGAAAAAGTTGAATGCTGGGATGCCTGCTACCATGGGAACAGTAAGTGGACACAATAACTCTAAGCCGTATTCAACAAGCAAGCGAGGAAGAAACCACAGACGCAAACGAGGCACAAAGGAACACCACAAGAAAGTGTTTAAGAGCTTGAAAAGGGGCCGGAATAAAAGCGCTGTCCCACTGACACCAGTTGAAACTTATTATAACGCCCTGACATCCTCTTTATCCATGTGGGAACCGATGCCTAAGCCTCTAGCTCTCACCTCCACAGATTTCCCATTCGATCTCACCAGATATGCTGAGTTCCACACCAAACCGATAGACGACCCGTGGGACGCCACGCCAATGACACCTCCATACGCCGAGGATGAGGAGAATGAAATCTTCCCCAATCCGTTTTACCCTGTCACTAGCGAGACGTACGGGGCGTATGCAATCACCATCATTTCCGTCCTCATTTTCACTGTTGGAATAACAGGGAACATAGCAATAATGTGTGTGGTGTGCCATAACTACTACATGAGGAGCATCTCAAATGCTCTTCTGGCCAACCTGGCCATCTGGGACTTTGCACTGCTCTTGTTTTGCCTGCCACTCGTGGTGTTTCACGAACTCACAAAGACCTGGCTGCTGGGCCAGTTCACCTGTAAAGTCATACCCTATATTGAG GTGGCGTCTCTCGGCGTGACCACCTTCACCCTCTGTGCACTCTGCATCGACCGTTTCCGTGCCGCATCCAACGTCCAGATGTACTACGAGATGATCGAGAACTGCACCTCCACCGCCGCCAAGCTGGCCGTCATCTGGATCGGTGCCTTACTCCTCGCCCTCCCCGAGCTCCTGATCCGCCAGCTGGTGTCTGAAAACGGCGACGGCACGCTAGACGACCCGGCGTCTGAACGCTGCCTGATTCGCATCTCCACTTCCCTCCCCGACACGCTGTACGTCCTGGGCCTGACCTATGAAGGTGCGCGTCTCTGGTGGTGCTTCGGCTGCTACTTCTGCCTGCCGACGCTCTTCACCATCGGCTGTTCGGTGGCGACCGCTCGACGTATCCGTCGTGCAGAACGCGGCTGTGCTAGAGGCAACAAGAAGCAAATCCGCTTGGAAAGCCAAATGAACTGCACCGTGGTCGCGCTGGCGATCGTATACGGTGCATGCGTGGTTCCCGACAACGTGTGCAATATGGTTTCAGCGTACATGGCGGCCGGGGTCCCGCAGAGCACCATGGCACTGTTGCATCTGCTCAGTCAGCTGCTGTTGTTCCTGCGCGCGACCGTCACGCCAGTGCTTCTTCTGTGCCTCTGCAGACCCTTCGGTCGAGCCTTTCTggagtgctgctgctgctgctgtgcagAGGCATGTGGGATCGCAGCCCACTCTTCGGCCACAGCCAGCGACGACAACGAGCACGAGTGCACGACAGAACTGGAGCTGTCGCCGTTCAGCACTATACGCCGAGAGATGTCCAGCTACACAGCTACTGGATCCCACTGCTGA